A window from Kovacikia minuta CCNUW1 encodes these proteins:
- a CDS encoding class I SAM-dependent methyltransferase: MLQDKQKEVAFFNQHAQSQEYNVFTDASNYKLIKACVDLGGWLPGTQVMDCGCGSGVFTKLLQDFGFVASGLDLSEGLIDLAGRLYPGIKFIVGDIEQLPLESESLDAILLSGIIHHLPDPSKCAHEVYRVLKPGGSFVAFDPNRRNPFMWLYRDQDSPFYSSEGVTENERPIVASKVAQTFTHAGFNVSTRYLSGLHYRYIASARMRRLLPIYNFLDEVLFQLPFLKPYSAFVLTRGVK, encoded by the coding sequence ATGTTGCAAGACAAACAGAAAGAGGTTGCTTTTTTCAACCAGCATGCCCAGTCTCAGGAATATAACGTCTTTACAGATGCCAGCAATTATAAGTTGATCAAGGCTTGTGTCGATTTGGGTGGCTGGTTACCTGGGACGCAGGTAATGGACTGCGGTTGTGGTTCAGGGGTTTTCACAAAGCTCCTGCAAGATTTTGGGTTTGTGGCTTCGGGGTTAGATTTGAGCGAAGGCTTAATCGATCTGGCTGGACGGCTTTACCCCGGAATTAAGTTTATTGTGGGAGATATTGAGCAACTACCTCTGGAATCTGAGAGTCTGGACGCAATTCTATTAAGCGGCATCATTCACCATCTGCCCGATCCCTCCAAGTGTGCCCATGAAGTGTATCGCGTGTTGAAGCCGGGGGGTAGTTTTGTCGCGTTTGATCCGAACCGACGCAACCCATTTATGTGGCTCTATCGGGATCAGGATTCGCCGTTTTACAGCAGTGAAGGAGTAACCGAGAACGAACGTCCGATCGTTGCTTCTAAAGTTGCCCAAACTTTTACTCATGCGGGTTTTAACGTATCTACCCGGTATTTATCGGGGTTACATTACCGCTATATTGCCTCTGCTCGGATGCGGCGGCTTTTACCCATCTATAATTTCCTAGATGAGGTTTTGTTTCAGTTGCCATTTTTGAAACCCTACAGCGCCTTTGTGCTTACAAGAGGAGTGAAGTGA
- a CDS encoding NUDIX hydrolase — translation MEIVDRNTVFSTPWFDVIAKLTSADSQGSPYYSLQLSDYVSVLAVTEHDEFLLVRQYRPSVEAYTLELPSGHLEAGELPDETAQRELLEETGYEANTMELLGCLIPDTGRLSNRLWCYFAGNVRLTDPDFALEPGIELLVCNQSNLMRYILEQRFNHALHIAPILLAILKGKVTGFGAG, via the coding sequence GTGGAAATTGTCGATCGCAACACTGTTTTTTCGACTCCCTGGTTTGATGTCATTGCCAAACTAACCAGTGCGGACAGCCAGGGATCTCCCTACTACTCATTGCAGCTCTCCGATTATGTCTCGGTACTGGCTGTAACGGAGCATGACGAGTTTCTACTGGTGCGTCAATACCGTCCCAGTGTGGAGGCATACACCCTGGAATTGCCAAGTGGGCACCTGGAAGCAGGGGAACTGCCGGATGAGACAGCCCAGCGAGAATTGCTGGAAGAAACCGGGTATGAGGCGAATACGATGGAGTTGCTGGGCTGTCTCATCCCAGATACGGGGCGGCTCTCAAATCGGCTCTGGTGCTACTTTGCAGGTAATGTTCGGCTGACTGACCCAGATTTTGCGCTAGAGCCAGGAATTGAATTACTCGTCTGTAATCAAAGTAATCTTATGCGGTATATTCTTGAGCAACGGTTCAATCATGCCCTGCACATTGCGCCCATTTTGCTTGCCATTCTCAAAGGAAAAGTTACAGGCTTTGGTGCGGGGTAA
- a CDS encoding DUF790 family protein, with protein MLPTDLLIHRYNGEEVVPKRLALNPKNLAMAADLIALFAECQGWDSE; from the coding sequence ATGCTGCCGACTGATCTTCTAATTCATCGTTACAACGGGGAAGAGGTGGTGCCCAAGCGATTGGCACTCAATCCCAAGAATTTGGCAATGGCAGCAGATCTGATTGCCCTGTTTGCAGAATGCCAGGGGTGGGATTCGGAGTGA
- a CDS encoding DUF790 family protein: MPCLQNARGGIRSELNRQLQELEGEDTDYRIKRGLAHLLNSEAFSKFETVSPLEPSALRQRVFALSAQSAPAPQATQATLQRLAQTLTQELDREILPIQIQTGLYADLSENQILTSFDAPTGEALLHRYNLSQVQGIFYRASHVILNAHRNDPGEYKLLFRYLKLFNLMTYIEGDADHGFTLTIDGPTSLFKPSTRYGLKLAMMLPALLHVTKWSLTATLQMRDAYSGKVRSGRFALDANCELVTHYPPGKTYDSLLEASFVDRWAKTKTEWQLEREVDLIPIPGSVMIPDFRLVHPDGRTFLLEIVGYWRPEYLRKKFSQVRQAGRNDLILAVSERLNLEKAGVKISDAPARIVWFKDQLMPKAVLAEIED; the protein is encoded by the coding sequence TTGCCCTGTTTGCAGAATGCCAGGGGTGGGATTCGGAGTGAGTTAAACCGCCAGCTTCAAGAACTAGAGGGCGAAGATACGGATTATCGGATCAAACGGGGATTGGCTCATTTGCTGAATAGCGAAGCATTTAGCAAATTTGAAACGGTCAGTCCTCTGGAACCATCGGCCTTACGGCAGCGGGTCTTTGCGCTTTCTGCTCAGTCTGCTCCTGCACCTCAGGCAACTCAAGCCACACTGCAACGCCTTGCCCAAACCCTGACGCAGGAACTCGATCGCGAAATACTCCCGATTCAAATTCAAACCGGGCTTTACGCTGATTTGTCTGAGAACCAGATCCTGACCAGTTTTGATGCTCCTACAGGCGAGGCATTGTTGCACCGCTACAACCTGTCTCAGGTGCAGGGCATTTTCTACCGTGCCAGCCATGTCATACTCAATGCCCATCGGAATGACCCTGGGGAGTACAAACTGCTGTTTCGTTATCTCAAACTATTTAACTTGATGACCTACATCGAAGGGGATGCCGATCATGGGTTCACTCTGACGATCGACGGTCCCACCAGTCTGTTCAAACCCAGTACTCGTTACGGCTTGAAACTGGCAATGATGTTGCCTGCCCTATTACACGTAACAAAATGGAGCCTGACTGCAACCCTCCAGATGCGAGATGCTTACTCTGGTAAAGTGCGATCGGGGCGGTTTGCCCTTGACGCTAACTGTGAATTGGTTACCCACTACCCACCCGGCAAAACCTACGACAGCTTGCTGGAAGCAAGTTTTGTCGATCGCTGGGCAAAAACCAAAACCGAGTGGCAATTGGAGCGGGAAGTTGATCTGATACCCATTCCTGGGAGCGTCATGATTCCCGACTTTCGCCTGGTTCACCCTGATGGGCGCACCTTTTTGTTAGAAATCGTCGGTTACTGGCGTCCTGAATATTTGCGCAAAAAGTTTTCCCAGGTGCGTCAGGCAGGACGAAATGACCTGATCCTGGCAGTTTCGGAACGGTTAAACCTGGAAAAGGCAGGCGTCAAAATTAGCGATGCCCCTGCTCGAATCGTCTGGTTCAAAGACCAGTTGATGCCCAAAGCGGTACTGGCGGAAATTGAGGATTAA
- a CDS encoding NblA/ycf18 family protein — MDKPVELSLEQQFSIRSFETQVQNMSREQAQDFLVKLYEQMVLRENMYKHFLKHQWGLEPGPQFQ; from the coding sequence ATGGATAAACCTGTTGAACTATCACTAGAGCAGCAATTCAGCATTCGATCGTTTGAAACCCAGGTCCAGAATATGAGCCGTGAACAAGCACAAGATTTTCTGGTGAAACTCTACGAACAAATGGTGCTGCGTGAAAATATGTACAAGCACTTCCTGAAGCATCAGTGGGGATTAGAACCCGGTCCTCAGTTCCAGTAA
- a CDS encoding LL-diaminopimelate aminotransferase, translating into MQFAQRLDCFHSNVFADMDQAKARARAAGQEIIDLSLGSSDLPAQSHVLDAIAQSLTDASTHGYLLFHGTRTFREAAATWYTQRFGISVDPETEVLPLIGSQEGTAHLPLAILNPGDFALLLDPGYPSHAGGVYLASGQVYAMPMVAERGFLPVFQDIPAPVLAQARMMVLSYPHNPTTAIAPLSFFQEAVAFCQQHDLVLVHDFPYADLTFGEKPPSVLQADPQKTCSIEFFTLSKSYNMGGFRVGYAIGNATLIRALRCVKAAIDFNQYQGILNGAIAALSGPQQGVQIVVETFQRRRDAFVNALHQMGWQVPTPPATMYVWAKLPPPWATNSVQFCTQLVESTGVAVSPGAGFGKSGEGYVRFALVHEPPKLERAVERISHFLRSA; encoded by the coding sequence ATGCAATTTGCCCAACGCTTAGACTGCTTTCACTCCAACGTTTTTGCGGATATGGATCAGGCAAAAGCCAGAGCCAGAGCCGCTGGACAGGAAATCATTGATCTATCGTTAGGATCTTCAGATTTACCTGCCCAGTCCCATGTGTTGGATGCGATCGCCCAATCTTTGACCGATGCCAGCACACACGGATATCTCCTGTTTCATGGCACCCGCACCTTTCGCGAGGCAGCAGCCACCTGGTACACCCAGAGATTTGGTATTTCCGTTGACCCTGAAACCGAGGTGCTTCCCCTGATTGGTTCTCAGGAAGGCACGGCCCATCTTCCACTGGCAATTCTCAATCCGGGAGATTTCGCGCTGTTGCTTGACCCTGGTTATCCCTCCCATGCGGGCGGTGTGTACTTGGCTAGTGGGCAGGTGTATGCTATGCCGATGGTGGCAGAGCGGGGGTTTTTGCCTGTGTTTCAGGATATTCCAGCTCCCGTACTGGCGCAGGCGCGCATGATGGTTTTGAGCTATCCCCACAACCCAACAACGGCGATCGCTCCGCTCTCCTTTTTTCAGGAAGCCGTTGCCTTCTGCCAGCAGCACGATCTGGTGCTGGTGCACGACTTCCCCTATGCAGATTTGACCTTTGGAGAGAAACCGCCTTCAGTGTTGCAAGCAGATCCCCAGAAAACCTGCTCGATCGAGTTTTTCACTCTGTCCAAATCCTATAACATGGGTGGTTTTCGGGTTGGTTATGCCATCGGAAATGCCACTTTAATCCGGGCGTTGCGTTGTGTCAAAGCAGCTATTGACTTCAATCAGTATCAGGGCATTTTGAACGGCGCGATAGCAGCATTAAGCGGACCTCAGCAGGGGGTTCAAATTGTCGTTGAAACTTTCCAACGACGACGGGATGCTTTTGTCAACGCACTCCACCAGATGGGTTGGCAAGTTCCCACTCCTCCCGCCACGATGTATGTTTGGGCAAAGCTTCCTCCACCGTGGGCAACCAACTCGGTTCAGTTCTGCACCCAACTGGTTGAGTCTACAGGCGTTGCTGTTTCCCCTGGGGCGGGATTTGGTAAATCAGGCGAGGGGTATGTCCGGTTTGCCCTGGTTCATGAGCCGCCAAAGCTTGAGCGGGCAGTTGAAAGAATTTCTCACTTTTTGAGATCGGCTTAG
- a CDS encoding thioredoxin family protein, giving the protein MSSVLTITDSEFEGEVLQATQPVLAYFWAPWCGPCRLMAPIVDSLASGYGDQLKVVKLEVDPNPESVAKCGIEGVPAFRLFKSGEVIEATEGAISKQKLESLLGNHLG; this is encoded by the coding sequence ATGAGTAGCGTGTTAACCATTACCGATTCTGAATTTGAGGGCGAGGTTTTGCAGGCAACTCAGCCTGTACTTGCCTATTTTTGGGCACCCTGGTGCGGTCCCTGTCGGCTGATGGCTCCAATTGTGGATAGCCTTGCTTCGGGATACGGCGATCAGCTCAAGGTGGTGAAATTAGAGGTTGATCCCAACCCAGAGTCAGTTGCAAAGTGTGGAATAGAAGGAGTTCCAGCCTTTCGGTTGTTCAAGTCGGGAGAAGTTATTGAGGCAACCGAGGGGGCAATCAGTAAGCAAAAACTCGAAAGCCTTTTGGGGAATCATTTAGGCTAG
- a CDS encoding DUF4912 domain-containing protein: MAKERPPLEEMTLRQLRKVASEYGVSRYSRMRKDQLLASIQEIQQRLQGTPTPTTTRRLEAQEEVEAAKFDLGQNDRVGGSLAAVDEGLPDLPDGYGDSRIVLMPRDPQWAYAYWDVTNEHKEELRQQGGQQLALRLYDVTEISLVHQSPHSIQEYPADELAREWYLPIPVSDRDYVIDLGYRAADGRWLLLARSAPVRIPPVYPSDWIEDHFLTISWDEPLVGKTFLELVPPSKKLGLGAPGGNAIYDQIFGLAESAEAQRVAGSLYGSMQHVAGSIYGSVQMVESISSYVFPSGVGMWGAVPTMSGLTMSGVGLGFSASLPVHRPRKFWLVADAELIVYGATEPDATVTIGGRPIQLNPDGTFRFQMSFQDGLIDFPILAVAADGEQNRAIHMKFTRETPERRTNTKEEAVEEWIA, encoded by the coding sequence ATGGCAAAAGAACGTCCCCCTTTGGAGGAAATGACCCTGCGACAACTGCGTAAGGTCGCAAGTGAATACGGTGTTTCCCGCTATAGCCGCATGCGTAAGGACCAACTTCTGGCTTCAATCCAGGAGATTCAGCAACGACTTCAGGGAACGCCAACCCCTACAACAACTCGTAGATTGGAGGCACAGGAAGAGGTGGAAGCCGCGAAGTTTGATCTGGGACAGAACGATCGAGTAGGAGGTTCATTAGCAGCCGTTGATGAGGGTTTGCCCGATTTACCGGATGGATACGGAGATAGCCGGATTGTTTTGATGCCCCGTGATCCCCAATGGGCCTATGCCTATTGGGATGTCACAAATGAACATAAGGAAGAGTTGCGGCAACAGGGTGGACAGCAACTTGCCCTGCGTCTCTATGACGTAACCGAGATTAGCTTGGTCCACCAGAGTCCCCACAGCATTCAGGAATATCCTGCTGATGAACTGGCGCGGGAGTGGTATTTGCCCATTCCGGTCAGCGATCGTGATTACGTTATCGACCTTGGCTATCGTGCTGCTGATGGTCGCTGGTTGCTGCTGGCACGTTCTGCGCCAGTGCGCATTCCTCCCGTCTATCCCTCTGACTGGATTGAAGATCACTTCTTGACGATCAGTTGGGATGAACCCCTGGTGGGCAAGACCTTCCTGGAACTGGTGCCCCCCAGCAAAAAGTTGGGATTAGGAGCACCGGGCGGCAATGCCATTTACGACCAAATCTTTGGACTGGCCGAGTCTGCTGAAGCTCAACGGGTTGCAGGCTCCCTGTATGGGTCGATGCAGCACGTTGCAGGCTCTATCTATGGTTCGGTGCAAATGGTTGAATCCATTAGCTCCTATGTGTTCCCCTCAGGTGTGGGGATGTGGGGCGCGGTTCCAACCATGTCTGGGTTAACCATGTCCGGTGTGGGGCTTGGCTTCTCCGCTTCCTTGCCGGTTCATCGTCCCCGCAAATTCTGGTTGGTCGCCGATGCCGAATTAATTGTCTACGGTGCAACTGAACCAGACGCAACGGTGACGATTGGTGGTCGTCCCATTCAGCTAAATCCCGATGGCACCTTCCGCTTCCAGATGTCATTCCAGGATGGTCTGATCGACTTCCCAATTCTGGCGGTTGCTGCCGATGGTGAACAAAACCGCGCCATCCATATGAAGTTCACCCGCGAAACTCCAGAACGGCGCACCAACACAAAGGAAGAAGCAGTCGAAGAATGGATTGCCTAA
- a CDS encoding LmeA family phospholipid-binding protein, whose amino-acid sequence MSKQSRVITTVLTPAVRFWLRSQLEQVEDLQLMVEAGDREILGGCIRRVSVSAQKAVYRGLYLSQVSILGEQIRTNLRQVLRGQPLRLLEAFPIAGDVLISEADLNASLQAPLLGDAVANFLLSLLSNSGTDCDRFRGAQALHLQDPKIAIQDGKLTFTATLTCANELDSEPLPIILWTGLLLENNRLLRLHPLRWQRADKDPPDLPQNHPTDLAFDLGSEVSLEELTLETGQIRCRGQIRVTPEEE is encoded by the coding sequence ATGTCTAAACAAAGCCGGGTAATTACGACTGTGCTGACTCCAGCCGTGCGGTTTTGGTTGCGATCGCAACTGGAACAGGTGGAGGACTTACAGCTGATGGTTGAGGCGGGCGATCGCGAGATTCTTGGCGGGTGCATCCGGCGAGTTTCTGTTTCTGCCCAAAAAGCCGTTTACCGGGGTTTATATCTGAGCCAGGTTTCTATTTTGGGGGAACAAATTCGTACCAATCTACGCCAGGTGCTACGGGGGCAGCCACTCCGGTTATTGGAGGCTTTTCCGATCGCGGGTGACGTTCTGATTAGTGAAGCGGATTTGAACGCTTCTTTGCAGGCACCGCTTTTAGGAGATGCCGTCGCCAATTTTTTATTGTCCCTATTGTCGAATAGTGGAACTGACTGCGATCGGTTCCGGGGTGCTCAAGCCCTTCATCTCCAAGATCCCAAAATTGCCATTCAAGATGGGAAACTGACCTTCACCGCTACCCTTACCTGTGCCAATGAGCTTGACAGTGAGCCGCTTCCCATTATTCTTTGGACTGGGCTTTTATTAGAAAATAACCGCCTTCTCCGACTGCACCCACTTCGTTGGCAACGCGCTGACAAAGATCCACCGGACCTGCCTCAAAACCATCCAACCGATTTGGCCTTTGACCTGGGATCGGAAGTTTCCCTGGAAGAACTGACCCTAGAAACTGGGCAGATTCGTTGCCGAGGACAAATTAGGGTGACTCCGGAGGAAGAGTAG
- a CDS encoding phosphatidate cytidylyltransferase, translating to MPWTRVVSGVVAIALALAMILLGGWYFTAGFGVIIYLGQLEYFQLARAKGIAPAAKTTLAVSQALLIISNISSTGADAVFPVAGTFICFYLLFQPKFATIADISTSVMGLFYGGYLPSYWVRLRSLGQAEVSNLPFEGYFPATWTNLLSSLPQGLTHTLLAFSCIWAADIGAYVFGKFFGRTRLSDISPKKTVEGAVFGVTASILVAIAGSWYLDWPGSPVTGAALGLLIGIASLLGDLTESMMKRDAGVKDSGQLIPGHGGILDRADSYVFTAPLVYYFVTLVLPKLPG from the coding sequence ATGCCTTGGACCCGTGTTGTTAGTGGAGTGGTAGCGATCGCCCTGGCTCTAGCCATGATTTTGCTAGGGGGATGGTACTTTACCGCTGGTTTTGGGGTGATTATCTACTTAGGGCAACTGGAGTACTTCCAACTTGCTCGAGCGAAGGGAATTGCTCCCGCAGCCAAGACCACCCTTGCCGTCAGCCAAGCATTGCTGATTATTTCCAACATTTCTTCAACCGGGGCAGACGCGGTTTTTCCTGTAGCCGGAACGTTTATTTGCTTCTATCTGCTGTTTCAACCCAAGTTTGCCACCATTGCAGATATTTCAACCTCCGTGATGGGGTTATTTTATGGTGGCTATTTGCCGAGTTACTGGGTACGTTTGCGATCGCTGGGTCAGGCAGAAGTCAGCAACCTCCCCTTTGAGGGCTACTTTCCCGCCACCTGGACCAATCTCCTTAGTAGCTTGCCCCAAGGCTTGACCCATACCCTGCTTGCCTTTAGTTGCATCTGGGCTGCGGATATTGGCGCATATGTCTTTGGCAAATTTTTTGGGCGCACCCGTCTGTCTGACATTAGCCCCAAGAAAACGGTAGAAGGTGCCGTATTTGGCGTTACAGCCAGCATTTTAGTCGCGATCGCAGGTTCCTGGTATCTAGATTGGCCTGGTTCACCTGTAACCGGAGCCGCCCTGGGTCTGCTGATTGGAATTGCCAGCCTCCTGGGAGATTTAACCGAATCCATGATGAAACGAGATGCCGGAGTCAAAGACTCTGGACAACTCATCCCCGGTCATGGCGGAATTTTGGATCGGGCAGATAGTTACGTTTTTACCGCACCCCTGGTGTACTACTTCGTCACCCTCGTACTACCGAAATTGCCGGGGTAG
- the cbiT gene encoding precorrin-6Y C5,15-methyltransferase subunit CbiT encodes MPSPLWSYVTPGIPDDLFERLPGIPMSPREVRLLLISALRLKADSVLWDIGAGTGTIPVEVGLLCPQGRIFAIERDEEVASLIRRNCDRFGVNNVEIIEGSAPECLVGLSQNPQRVCIEGGRSIKLILKEVWQRLSSEGRIVATAASLEGLYQISESFAELQVRNIEVVQSAVNRLEKRGTSQTFAAIDPIFVLSGEKLD; translated from the coding sequence ATGCCTTCCCCCCTTTGGTCTTACGTTACTCCTGGCATTCCGGATGACCTGTTCGAGCGGCTGCCAGGAATTCCTATGAGTCCACGAGAGGTTCGGTTGTTGCTAATTTCTGCGTTGAGGCTTAAGGCAGATTCTGTACTGTGGGATATTGGGGCAGGAACGGGGACAATCCCGGTTGAGGTGGGGTTACTTTGTCCCCAAGGAAGAATTTTTGCGATCGAACGGGATGAAGAGGTTGCCAGCCTGATCCGGCGAAATTGCGATCGTTTTGGGGTTAACAATGTCGAAATCATCGAAGGCAGTGCGCCAGAATGTCTGGTGGGGCTATCCCAAAATCCCCAACGGGTTTGTATTGAAGGTGGGCGTTCAATCAAATTAATTTTGAAGGAGGTCTGGCAGCGCCTATCATCCGAAGGGCGCATCGTTGCAACGGCAGCAAGCCTCGAAGGGCTTTATCAAATTTCCGAAAGCTTTGCCGAGTTACAGGTTCGTAATATTGAAGTGGTTCAATCTGCTGTTAACCGTCTGGAAAAACGGGGCACCAGCCAAACTTTTGCGGCGATCGACCCCATCTTTGTTCTAAGTGGAGAGAAATTAGATTAG
- a CDS encoding aminotransferase class I/II-fold pyridoxal phosphate-dependent enzyme: MPIDPECPQASTPLLDALQIAARTQNVPFYAPGHKRGQGIPDRLRDFLGSQLFQADLPELPELDNLFAPEGAIQQAQELAAEAFGADRTWFLVNGSTSGVIAAIVATCAPGDKIVMPRNVHQSAISGLILSGAVPVFLKPECDRALDIAHSITPTAVAEALTQHPDAKAVFLVYPTYYGVCGDLESIAAIVHQHTIPLLVDEAHGPHFAFHLDLPMPALAAGADLSVQSTHKVLSAMTQAAMLHTRGSLVDADLLSKALSLVQSTSPSYLLLAALDAARYQMATQGRELMQQTIRRADWARSQIAQIPGLSTLDPEQAGSPGFFSLDRTRLTVTVSNLGIDGFTADAILHQEFGVTCELPSLQHLTFIVSLGNTNGDIERLIQALRTLAERQRTRGGRGDAISNQEPGVRRQASDSIQNSKFKIQNSPSLPTPHSPLPTPHSPRDAFFSPTTSLPVAETVNRISAELVCPYPPGIPVVMPGEVITLEALTYLQQVLAIGGTISGCADPTLKTLKVVQN, from the coding sequence ATGCCCATTGATCCTGAGTGCCCCCAAGCCTCTACGCCCTTGTTGGATGCCCTGCAAATCGCTGCGCGAACCCAAAATGTGCCGTTCTATGCCCCAGGGCATAAGCGGGGACAGGGCATTCCAGACAGGTTAAGGGATTTTCTCGGTTCCCAGCTCTTTCAAGCAGATTTGCCAGAGTTGCCAGAACTGGATAATTTGTTTGCACCGGAAGGCGCGATTCAGCAGGCTCAAGAATTGGCAGCAGAGGCATTTGGAGCCGATCGCACCTGGTTTTTGGTAAATGGCTCTACCAGTGGTGTGATAGCTGCCATCGTGGCAACCTGCGCCCCTGGTGACAAGATTGTGATGCCTCGAAATGTGCATCAGTCAGCGATTTCTGGATTGATCCTCTCCGGTGCAGTTCCCGTGTTTTTGAAGCCGGAGTGCGATCGTGCCCTGGACATTGCCCACAGCATCACGCCCACTGCCGTCGCTGAGGCGCTAACACAACATCCTGACGCTAAAGCCGTGTTCCTGGTATATCCCACCTACTATGGCGTCTGTGGAGATTTAGAATCCATCGCGGCTATTGTTCACCAGCACACCATTCCCCTGCTAGTAGACGAAGCTCACGGACCCCATTTTGCCTTCCATCTGGACCTGCCCATGCCAGCCCTGGCAGCAGGTGCAGATTTGAGTGTGCAATCGACCCACAAGGTTTTGTCAGCAATGACCCAGGCGGCAATGCTCCACACGCGGGGAAGTCTCGTGGACGCCGATCTCCTCAGCAAAGCCCTATCCCTGGTTCAGTCCACCAGTCCGAGTTATCTGTTGCTCGCTGCCCTGGATGCAGCCCGGTATCAAATGGCAACCCAGGGCAGGGAACTGATGCAGCAAACCATCAGACGAGCGGATTGGGCGCGATCGCAGATCGCACAAATTCCAGGACTTTCCACGCTCGATCCAGAACAGGCAGGTAGCCCTGGATTTTTTTCCCTGGACAGAACCCGTCTGACGGTCACAGTTTCTAACTTGGGGATTGACGGCTTCACCGCTGACGCCATCCTGCATCAGGAATTCGGTGTCACCTGTGAACTTCCCTCGTTACAGCATTTAACATTTATAGTCAGTTTGGGAAATACAAATGGGGACATAGAACGCCTAATTCAGGCACTAAGGACATTGGCAGAAAGGCAAAGAACCCGTGGAGGAAGAGGGGACGCAATCAGCAACCAGGAGCCAGGCGTCAGGCGTCAGGCGTCAGATTCAATTCAAAATTCAAAATTCAAAATTCAAAATTCTCCCTCACTCCCCACTCCCCACTCCCCACTCCCCACTCCCCACTCTCCCCGCGATGCCTTCTTTTCTCCCACCACAAGCCTTCCAGTTGCAGAAACCGTGAACCGGATCAGCGCTGAACTGGTTTGCCCCTATCCCCCTGGAATTCCAGTAGTGATGCCGGGTGAGGTGATTACGTTAGAAGCGTTAACATACTTGCAACAGGTTCTGGCGATCGGTGGAACCATTAGTGGTTGTGCAGACCCCACCCTTAAAACGCTAAAAGTTGTTCAGAATTAG
- a CDS encoding Glu/Leu/Phe/Val family dehydrogenase translates to MAGSLLSDAGQRLEQALKYTSISEDAVESLKFPQTSLTVSIPVRMDDGSLKVFQGYRVRYDDTRGPGKGGVRYHPSVTLDEVQSLAFWMTFKCAALSLPFGGAKGGITVNPKELSRMELERLSRGYIDAIADFIGPDVDILAPDVYTNAMIMGWMMDQYSIIKRQICPAVVTGKPITMGGSLGRETATAMGAFYVIQAMMPKFDQIPEVTTVAVQGFGNAGAILAELLFRAGYKVVAVSDSQGGIYSKHGLDIPNIRQFKDSSRRIQALYCDDTVCHTAAETVVSNEELLALDVDVLVPAALENQITEANAANVRAKMVFEVANGPITSAADKILDEKGIYVFPDILVNAGGVTVSYFEWVQNRSGLYWMLDEINQRLKFKMVEEAERIWAIARDLSIPMRTAAYVHALSRLGEAISAKGTRDYYLNSH, encoded by the coding sequence ATGGCAGGTTCGTTATTATCTGATGCGGGTCAACGGTTGGAACAGGCGTTGAAATACACGTCCATTTCGGAGGATGCGGTTGAATCCTTAAAATTCCCTCAGACTAGTCTGACCGTTTCCATTCCTGTGCGCATGGACGATGGTTCCCTCAAGGTTTTTCAGGGCTATCGAGTGCGTTATGACGATACCAGAGGTCCTGGCAAAGGAGGGGTTCGCTACCATCCCAGCGTGACACTGGATGAGGTGCAATCTCTAGCATTTTGGATGACCTTTAAATGTGCCGCTTTGAGCTTACCCTTTGGGGGAGCGAAGGGAGGGATTACGGTTAATCCCAAGGAACTTTCCCGGATGGAATTGGAACGCTTAAGTCGCGGGTATATTGACGCGATCGCCGATTTCATTGGACCTGACGTTGACATCCTGGCACCAGATGTATACACCAACGCCATGATCATGGGTTGGATGATGGATCAATACAGCATTATTAAACGCCAAATTTGTCCAGCGGTGGTTACCGGCAAACCCATTACTATGGGTGGCAGCCTGGGTCGGGAAACGGCAACCGCAATGGGTGCGTTTTACGTCATTCAGGCAATGATGCCCAAGTTTGACCAAATCCCTGAAGTAACAACCGTTGCTGTACAAGGGTTTGGCAACGCGGGGGCAATTCTAGCAGAACTTCTATTTCGGGCTGGCTACAAAGTAGTCGCTGTGAGCGATTCTCAAGGAGGAATTTATTCCAAACACGGACTGGACATTCCCAATATTCGTCAGTTCAAAGACTCCAGTCGCCGCATTCAGGCACTTTATTGTGACGACACAGTTTGCCACACCGCCGCCGAAACCGTAGTCAGTAATGAAGAGCTTCTGGCTTTGGATGTGGATGTGCTGGTGCCTGCTGCTTTGGAAAACCAAATTACTGAAGCCAACGCGGCAAATGTGCGGGCAAAGATGGTCTTTGAAGTGGCAAATGGACCGATTACCTCAGCCGCAGATAAAATCCTGGATGAAAAGGGAATCTACGTTTTCCCCGACATCCTTGTTAACGCAGGGGGCGTTACAGTTAGTTACTTTGAGTGGGTTCAGAACCGAAGTGGGTTGTACTGGATGCTGGATGAAATTAACCAGCGGTTGAAATTTAAGATGGTTGAAGAGGCAGAACGAATCTGGGCGATCGCCCGTGACCTCTCCATCCCCATGCGAACGGCTGCCTATGTCCATGCCCTGAGTCGCCTGGGGGAGGCAATTAGTGCAAAAGGGACACGGGATTATTACTTGAATAGCCACTAA